The following proteins are co-located in the Streptomyces sp. NBC_01198 genome:
- a CDS encoding peptidylprolyl isomerase: MVTKDQRRRQLAREKFERQQARRVDVHRRSRHRNLLIAGVVVALLAASGIAVAAGAFDGSSKKQDDAAGATPSATAPTTAPAVKDPCAKPAAGKPGTASWKKAPATTIDKSAKYTFTLQTTCGAIPIALDAAKAPATVNSFKFLADKGFFDHTRCHRLTTNGIYVLQCGDPTATGSGGPGYKIPDENLTAFGKADPSGSVTYPAGTVAMANSGPNTGGSQFFLVYKDSPLQPNYTPFGTMSADGLKVLNKIAAAGDNSGGQGDGAPNATAVINKATVTKS, translated from the coding sequence GTGGTCACCAAGGATCAGCGGCGGCGGCAGCTCGCCCGGGAGAAGTTCGAGCGGCAGCAGGCGCGCAGGGTGGATGTCCACCGCAGGTCGCGCCACCGGAACCTGTTGATCGCCGGGGTCGTCGTGGCGCTGCTCGCCGCGAGCGGCATCGCGGTGGCGGCCGGCGCCTTCGACGGCAGCAGCAAGAAGCAGGACGACGCGGCGGGCGCCACCCCCAGCGCCACGGCGCCCACCACGGCCCCGGCGGTCAAGGACCCGTGCGCCAAGCCGGCCGCGGGCAAGCCCGGCACCGCGTCGTGGAAGAAGGCACCGGCGACGACGATCGACAAGAGCGCGAAGTACACCTTCACGCTCCAGACGACCTGCGGCGCCATCCCGATCGCGCTGGACGCGGCCAAGGCGCCCGCGACGGTGAACTCCTTCAAGTTCCTCGCGGACAAGGGCTTCTTCGACCACACCCGCTGCCACCGGCTGACCACCAACGGCATCTACGTGCTCCAGTGCGGCGACCCGACCGCGACGGGCAGCGGCGGCCCCGGCTACAAGATCCCGGACGAGAACCTGACCGCGTTCGGCAAGGCCGACCCCAGCGGCAGCGTCACCTACCCGGCCGGGACGGTGGCGATGGCCAACAGCGGCCCCAACACCGGGGGCAGCCAGTTCTTCCTGGTCTACAAGGACAGCCCGCTGCAGCCCAACTACACTCCGTTCGGCACGATGAGCGCCGACGGTCTCAAGGTGCTGAACAAGATCGCCGCCGCGGGTGACAACAGCGGCGGGCAGGGCGACGGCGCTCCGAACGCCACCGCCGTGATCAACAAGGCGACCGTCACCAAATCCTGA
- a CDS encoding MBL fold metallo-hydrolase, translated as MLIAGFPAGAWGTNCYVVAPAAGEECVIIDPGHLATQGVEDALAKHRLKPVAVILSHGHIDHVASVIPVCGAHDVPAWIHPEDRYMLGDPEKALGRAIGEPLMGELTVGEPDDLRELADGGTLPLAGLEFGVAHAPGHTRGSVTFRLPEAADIPSVLFSGDLLFAGSVGRTDLPGGSMEQLYESLARVCLPLDDSTVVLSGHGPQTTIGRERAANPFLGEAARGSGAPHTAAPRRGL; from the coding sequence GTGCTCATTGCCGGGTTCCCCGCCGGGGCCTGGGGGACCAATTGTTATGTGGTCGCCCCCGCCGCCGGTGAGGAGTGCGTGATCATCGACCCGGGCCACCTCGCGACCCAGGGTGTCGAGGACGCGCTCGCCAAGCACCGCCTCAAGCCGGTCGCCGTCATCCTCAGCCACGGCCACATCGACCATGTCGCCTCGGTGATCCCGGTGTGCGGCGCGCACGACGTGCCCGCCTGGATCCACCCGGAGGACCGCTACATGCTCGGCGACCCGGAGAAGGCACTCGGCCGGGCCATCGGCGAGCCGCTGATGGGCGAGCTGACCGTCGGCGAACCCGACGACCTGCGGGAGCTGGCCGACGGCGGCACCCTGCCGCTGGCCGGCCTGGAGTTCGGCGTCGCGCACGCGCCCGGCCATACCAGGGGGTCGGTGACCTTCAGGCTGCCGGAGGCCGCGGACATCCCGTCCGTGCTGTTCTCCGGCGACCTGCTCTTCGCCGGCTCCGTCGGACGCACCGACCTGCCCGGAGGCTCCATGGAGCAGCTGTACGAGTCGCTGGCACGGGTGTGCCTGCCGCTCGACGACTCCACCGTGGTCCTGTCGGGACACGGCCCCCAGACGACCATCGGCCGCGAGCGCGCCGCCAACCCCTTCCTGGGCGAGGCGGCCCGCGGCTCAGGAGCCCCGCACACGGCGGCTCCACGACGAGGATTGTGA
- the hisS gene encoding histidine--tRNA ligase, with protein sequence MSTFQAPKGTYDLLPPDSAVYLAVREAIAAPARRAGYGYVETPGFETVELFSRGVGESTDIVTKEMYTLTTKGGTQLALRPEGTASVLRAALEANLHKAGNLPVKLWYSGSYYRYERPQAGRYRHFSQVGAEAIGAEDPLLDAELIILADEAYRSLGLRGYRLLLNSLGDRECRPAYRTALQDFLRGLDLDEETRRRIEINPLRVLDDKRESVQRQLAAAPLIADHLCEACKAYHEQVRELLAAAGVAYEDDPRLVRGLDYYTRTTFEFVHDGLGSQAAIGGGGRYDGLSEMIGGPSLPSVGWAVGVDRTVLALKAEGVDLALPAVTDVYAVPLGEEARRALFTVVTALRRAGVAADFAYGGKGMKNAMKSANRSGARFALVAGDRDLAEGVVQVKNLESGDQEPVALGGVVAAVKERLA encoded by the coding sequence GTGAGCACGTTCCAGGCCCCCAAGGGCACCTACGACCTGCTGCCGCCGGACTCCGCGGTCTATCTCGCGGTGCGCGAGGCGATCGCGGCCCCGGCCCGCCGCGCGGGCTACGGCTATGTCGAGACCCCCGGTTTCGAGACCGTCGAGCTGTTCTCCCGCGGGGTCGGCGAGTCCACCGACATCGTGACCAAGGAGATGTACACCCTCACCACCAAGGGCGGCACCCAGCTCGCGCTGCGCCCCGAGGGCACCGCGTCGGTGCTGCGCGCGGCCCTTGAGGCCAATCTGCACAAGGCAGGCAACCTGCCGGTCAAGCTCTGGTACTCGGGCTCGTACTACCGCTACGAGCGCCCGCAGGCCGGCCGCTACCGGCACTTCTCGCAGGTCGGCGCCGAGGCGATCGGCGCGGAGGACCCCCTGCTGGACGCCGAGCTGATCATCCTGGCCGACGAGGCGTACCGCTCGCTCGGCCTGCGCGGCTACCGGCTGCTGCTGAACTCGCTCGGCGACCGGGAGTGCCGCCCCGCCTACCGGACCGCGCTGCAGGACTTCCTGCGCGGCCTGGACCTCGACGAGGAGACCCGCCGGCGGATCGAGATCAACCCGCTGCGGGTGCTGGACGACAAGCGCGAGTCGGTGCAGCGTCAACTCGCCGCCGCCCCGCTGATCGCCGATCACCTGTGCGAGGCCTGCAAGGCCTACCACGAGCAGGTGCGCGAGCTGCTGGCCGCGGCCGGGGTGGCGTACGAGGACGACCCGCGGCTGGTGCGCGGCCTGGACTACTACACCCGCACCACCTTCGAGTTCGTCCACGACGGCCTCGGCTCGCAGGCCGCGATCGGCGGCGGCGGGCGCTACGACGGCCTGTCGGAGATGATCGGCGGCCCGTCGCTGCCGTCGGTGGGCTGGGCGGTCGGTGTGGACCGCACCGTGCTGGCGCTCAAGGCCGAGGGCGTCGACCTGGCGCTGCCCGCGGTCACCGACGTCTACGCGGTGCCGCTCGGCGAGGAGGCCAGGCGGGCGCTGTTCACCGTGGTCACCGCGCTGCGCAGGGCGGGGGTGGCGGCGGACTTCGCCTACGGCGGCAAGGGCATGAAGAACGCGATGAAGTCGGCGAACCGCTCCGGCGCCCGCTTCGCGCTGGTCGCCGGCGACCGGGATCTGGCCGAGGGCGTCGTGCAGGTCAAGAACCTGGAGAGCGGGGACCAGGAACCGGTGGCCCTCGGCGGGGTCGTGGCGGCCGTCAAGGAGCGGCTGGCGTAG
- a CDS encoding vitamin K epoxide reductase family protein, producing MTTTALDETRTDGESEHRPADGIAAGKAFSWLLLICGALGLVASFVITDDKFRLLQAKVDHKTLHLSCSLNPVISCGDVMQSDQAHVFGFQNPIIGLVAFPVLMTLAMGMFAGARYKPWFWYGLQAGGLFGVCFISWLQYQTIYNINAVCLWCCLAWVVTIAAFWYTAVHNIKHGLIKVPAKARALVLEFHWVVPVLWYGVIAMLILVHFWYYWKTVI from the coding sequence ATGACCACTACCGCCCTGGACGAGACGCGAACGGACGGCGAGAGCGAGCACCGCCCGGCCGACGGCATCGCGGCGGGCAAGGCCTTCAGCTGGCTGCTGCTGATCTGCGGTGCGCTGGGCCTGGTCGCGTCCTTCGTCATCACCGACGACAAGTTCCGGCTGCTGCAGGCGAAGGTCGACCACAAGACGCTGCACCTGTCCTGCAGCCTCAACCCGGTGATCTCCTGCGGCGACGTCATGCAGAGCGACCAGGCGCACGTCTTCGGCTTCCAGAACCCGATCATCGGCCTGGTCGCCTTCCCGGTGCTGATGACGCTGGCCATGGGCATGTTCGCCGGCGCCCGTTACAAGCCGTGGTTCTGGTACGGCCTGCAGGCCGGCGGCCTTTTCGGTGTGTGCTTCATCTCCTGGCTGCAGTATCAGACGATCTACAACATCAACGCGGTCTGCCTGTGGTGCTGCCTGGCCTGGGTCGTCACGATCGCCGCGTTCTGGTACACGGCGGTGCACAACATCAAGCACGGCCTGATCAAGGTCCCGGCCAAGGCCCGCGCCCTGGTGCTCGAATTCCACTGGGTCGTGCCGGTGCTGTGGTACGGCGTGATCGCCATGCTGATCCTGGTGCACTTCTGGTACTACTGGAAGACCGTCATCTGA
- a CDS encoding replication-associated recombination protein A produces MEPDLFTAAAEDLRERDPGASPLAVRMRPRVLDEVVGQQHLLRAGSPLRRLVGESGGGPAGPSSVILWGPPGTGKTTLAYVVSKATNKRFVELSAITAGVKEVRTVIESAKRQSGGYQRETVLFLDEIHRFSKAQQDSLLPAVENRWVTLIAATTENPYFSVISPLLSRSLLLTLEPLTDDDLRGVLRRALDSDRGLAGAVSLPQDAEEHLLRIAGGDARRALTALEAGAGSALAKGEDTLTLATLEESVDRAAVSYDRDGDQHYDVASALIKSIRGSDVDAALHYLARMIEAGEDPRFIARRLMISASEDIGLADSTALPTAVAAAQAVAMIGFPEASLILSHATIALALAPKSNAATTAIGAALADVRTGKAGPVPAHLRDGHYKGAAKLGHAQGYVYPHDVPGAVAAQQYLPQELSGRRYYEPTRYGAEARYADVLEWVRERLAGRGE; encoded by the coding sequence GTGGAGCCAGACCTTTTCACCGCCGCAGCCGAGGACCTCAGGGAGCGCGACCCCGGGGCCAGCCCGCTCGCCGTCCGGATGCGCCCGCGCGTCCTGGACGAGGTCGTCGGGCAGCAGCACCTGCTCAGGGCCGGATCGCCGCTGCGCCGGCTGGTGGGGGAGAGCGGCGGGGGTCCGGCAGGCCCCTCCTCGGTGATCCTGTGGGGACCGCCGGGCACCGGCAAGACCACGCTGGCGTACGTGGTCAGCAAGGCCACCAACAAGCGCTTCGTGGAGCTCTCGGCGATCACCGCCGGCGTCAAGGAGGTCCGCACGGTCATCGAGAGCGCCAAGCGCCAGTCCGGCGGCTACCAGCGCGAGACCGTGCTCTTCCTCGACGAGATCCACCGCTTCAGCAAGGCGCAGCAGGACTCGCTGCTGCCCGCGGTGGAGAACCGCTGGGTGACGCTGATCGCGGCGACCACCGAGAATCCGTACTTCTCGGTGATCTCCCCGCTGCTGTCCCGCTCGCTGCTGCTGACCCTCGAACCGCTCACCGACGACGACCTGCGCGGGGTGCTGCGCCGGGCGCTGGACTCCGACCGGGGCCTGGCGGGGGCGGTGAGCCTGCCGCAGGACGCCGAGGAGCACCTGCTGCGGATCGCCGGCGGTGACGCCCGCCGGGCGCTGACCGCGCTGGAGGCCGGCGCGGGCTCGGCGCTCGCCAAGGGCGAGGACACCCTCACGCTGGCCACCCTGGAGGAGTCCGTCGACCGGGCCGCGGTGAGCTACGACCGCGACGGCGACCAGCACTACGACGTGGCCAGTGCCCTGATCAAGTCCATCCGCGGCTCCGACGTGGACGCGGCGCTGCACTACCTGGCCCGGATGATCGAGGCCGGCGAGGACCCGCGCTTCATCGCCCGCCGGCTGATGATCTCGGCCAGCGAGGACATCGGGCTCGCCGACTCCACCGCGCTGCCCACCGCGGTCGCCGCCGCGCAGGCGGTGGCGATGATCGGCTTCCCCGAGGCGTCGCTGATCCTCTCGCACGCCACCATCGCGCTGGCGCTGGCCCCGAAGTCCAACGCCGCCACCACCGCGATCGGCGCCGCGCTCGCCGACGTCCGCACCGGCAAGGCGGGCCCGGTGCCGGCGCACCTGCGCGACGGGCACTACAAGGGCGCGGCCAAACTCGGCCACGCCCAGGGCTACGTGTATCCGCACGACGTGCCGGGCGCGGTCGCCGCCCAGCAGTATCTCCCGCAGGAGCTGTCCGGCCGCCGCTACTACGAGCCGACCCGCTACGGGGCGGAGGCGCGCTACGCCGACGTCCTGGAGTGGGTCCGCGAACGCCTGGCGGGCCGGGGCGAATAG
- a CDS encoding DUF2470 domain-containing protein, giving the protein MIRPGNPVPDVSGPQEQAERSPHGQPRPEVEEAPRQPSAAERARTLVEGNSSLALVVPGLAPAPTGPLVPLRHSVGPAGDVFLLFPRDSPAVRAVRAAAGDEAAAVLEITDVAPVAVPQRIRGRASVAGWLTAVPGGSFEAGSELLRLEVGEISLDDLWGAALVDPDEFADAAADPLAAHETEILQHLAAAHADEVGTLCTLVSGAGRCTTGAVPVALDRFGLRVRFRGEDGAFDARFDFPAPVDGLEGAQRAMRDLFAAAGQD; this is encoded by the coding sequence ATGATTCGACCCGGGAACCCCGTACCCGACGTGTCCGGCCCGCAGGAGCAGGCGGAGCGGTCGCCGCACGGTCAGCCGCGTCCCGAAGTGGAGGAAGCGCCCCGGCAGCCCTCGGCCGCCGAACGCGCACGCACCCTGGTCGAGGGTAACTCGTCCCTCGCGCTGGTCGTTCCCGGTCTGGCCCCCGCCCCCACCGGCCCGCTGGTGCCGCTGCGTCACTCGGTCGGACCGGCCGGCGACGTCTTCCTGCTGTTCCCGCGCGATTCGCCCGCCGTCCGCGCGGTGCGCGCGGCGGCCGGCGACGAGGCGGCCGCTGTGCTGGAGATCACTGATGTGGCGCCCGTCGCGGTGCCGCAGCGGATCCGCGGCAGGGCGTCGGTGGCCGGCTGGCTGACGGCGGTGCCCGGCGGATCCTTCGAGGCGGGTTCCGAACTGCTGCGCCTGGAGGTCGGCGAGATCTCGCTGGACGACCTGTGGGGTGCGGCCCTGGTGGACCCCGACGAGTTCGCGGACGCCGCCGCGGACCCGCTGGCGGCGCATGAGACGGAGATCCTGCAGCACCTGGCGGCCGCGCACGCCGACGAGGTGGGAACACTGTGCACCCTGGTGTCCGGCGCGGGCCGCTGCACCACCGGGGCGGTGCCGGTCGCGCTGGACCGCTTCGGCCTGCGGGTGCGCTTCCGCGGCGAGGACGGCGCCTTCGACGCGCGCTTCGACTTCCCCGCCCCCGTCGACGGTCTCGAAGGCGCCCAGCGCGCGATGCGCGACCTCTTCGCGGCGGCCGGCCAGGACTGA
- the rpsD gene encoding 30S ribosomal protein S4 — MNQSRPKVKKSRALGIALTPKAVKYFEARPYPPGEHGRGRKQNSDYKTRLLEKQRLRAQYDISERQMLRAYDRAKKAAGLRTGEALIIELERRLDALVLRSGLARTIYQSRQMVVHGHIEVNGRKVDKPSFRVRPDDVVQVRERSRDKTPFLVAREGGWAGDGESPRYLQVNLQALAFRLDRDPNRKEIPVICDEQLVVEFYAR; from the coding sequence GTGAATCAGTCGCGTCCCAAGGTCAAGAAGTCCAGGGCGCTGGGCATCGCGCTCACCCCGAAGGCGGTCAAGTACTTCGAGGCCCGCCCGTACCCGCCGGGTGAGCACGGCCGTGGTCGCAAGCAGAACAGCGACTACAAGACCCGCCTGCTGGAGAAGCAGCGGCTGCGTGCGCAGTACGACATCAGCGAGCGGCAGATGCTGCGCGCCTACGACCGGGCCAAGAAGGCCGCGGGCCTGCGCACCGGCGAGGCGCTGATCATCGAGCTGGAACGCCGCCTCGACGCCCTCGTGCTGCGCTCCGGCCTGGCCCGCACCATCTACCAGTCCCGGCAGATGGTCGTCCACGGCCACATCGAGGTCAACGGCCGCAAGGTCGACAAGCCCTCCTTCCGGGTCCGCCCCGACGACGTCGTCCAGGTCCGCGAGCGCTCACGGGACAAGACCCCGTTCCTGGTCGCCCGCGAGGGCGGCTGGGCCGGCGACGGCGAGTCGCCGCGCTACCTGCAGGTCAACCTGCAGGCGCTGGCCTTCCGGCTGGACCGCGACCCGAACCGCAAGGAGATCCCGGTGATCTGCGACGAGCAGCTGGTCGTGGAGTTCTACGCCCGCTGA
- a CDS encoding ATP-binding protein: METAGNLPSELTGFVGRVSELDRLALMVTGSRLATVTGAGGVGKTRLALRTARLLQDRFCDGVWLVELIGLHGAELVDHTVAEALRLPDHTTRVPRQALVEHLADRELLLVLDGFDGLAEQCAGLVADLLRRAPGLRVLAVGRRPLGITGERLLPLEPLPADSEGVQLFSERAAAVLPGFAVTAANSAAVAELCTRLDGLPLALELAAVRLRALSVEQVLERLDDRFRLLTGGDPSAPVRHRALRTAIGWSHELCGPAERLLWARLSVFAGRFDLEAVEYVCAGSGLAEDEVVEAVAALVDQSVLSRQEGGGDGPVRYRMLASVREYGAGWLAALGEEARVRRRHRDWYLGVATWCELDWFSPRQAEVAARVAADLPNLRLALEFSLDGVPGEPAEDPAVGQYLAGTLWFCWVGCGRLAEGRHWLGRALELPAEPSEARAKVMWVYGYVALLQGDSAAALAVLQECRDEARAAGNAVAEAYALHRLGCLALVSDDMPRAERFIDDALLRYRSIGELNSNVLMAQVELAMSVAFQGDLDQAVRLAEEVRDICRDHGERWTLAYALYVLGYAAWLAGEPDRARRLTEESLAIDHAFDDLVGAVLALELLALITEAEGAPYEAAVLQGAAGRLWESVGLRLFGSRYFNAPHAVCEQRVRAALGEAGYTAALGEGGRLGLDAAARRALNRPRAAVRGEQRGAVRAPAARTHKPAASPEAAG, translated from the coding sequence ATGGAGACTGCGGGTAACCTCCCGTCCGAGCTGACCGGTTTTGTCGGCAGGGTGTCGGAACTCGACCGGCTGGCACTGATGGTGACCGGTTCGCGGCTGGCGACGGTCACCGGCGCGGGCGGCGTGGGCAAGACCCGGCTCGCACTGCGCACGGCCCGGCTGTTGCAGGACCGTTTTTGCGACGGTGTCTGGCTCGTCGAGCTGATCGGTCTGCACGGCGCCGAGTTGGTGGACCACACCGTCGCCGAGGCGCTGCGGCTGCCCGACCACACCACCAGGGTGCCGCGCCAGGCGCTGGTCGAGCATCTGGCCGACCGCGAACTGCTGCTGGTGCTCGACGGGTTCGACGGTCTCGCGGAGCAGTGCGCGGGGCTGGTCGCCGATCTGCTGCGCCGGGCGCCGGGGCTGCGGGTGCTCGCGGTGGGCCGGCGGCCGCTGGGCATCACCGGTGAGCGGCTGCTGCCGCTGGAGCCGCTGCCCGCCGACTCCGAGGGGGTGCAGCTGTTCAGCGAGCGGGCCGCCGCGGTGCTGCCCGGTTTCGCCGTGACGGCGGCGAACTCCGCGGCGGTGGCCGAGCTGTGCACCCGGCTTGACGGTCTGCCGCTGGCACTGGAGCTGGCCGCGGTGCGGCTGCGCGCCCTGTCGGTGGAGCAGGTGCTCGAACGGCTCGACGACCGGTTCCGGCTGCTGACCGGCGGCGACCCGAGCGCGCCGGTGCGGCACCGGGCGCTGCGTACCGCGATCGGCTGGAGCCACGAGCTGTGCGGGCCGGCCGAGCGGCTGCTGTGGGCGCGGCTGTCGGTCTTCGCCGGGCGGTTCGACCTGGAGGCGGTCGAGTACGTGTGCGCGGGCAGCGGCCTGGCCGAGGACGAGGTTGTGGAGGCGGTCGCCGCGCTGGTCGACCAGTCGGTGCTGAGCCGGCAGGAGGGCGGCGGGGACGGGCCGGTGCGCTACCGGATGCTGGCCAGCGTCCGCGAGTACGGCGCCGGCTGGCTGGCGGCGCTGGGCGAGGAGGCCAGGGTCCGGCGCAGGCACCGGGACTGGTATCTGGGCGTCGCCACCTGGTGCGAGCTGGACTGGTTCAGCCCGCGGCAGGCGGAGGTCGCCGCGCGGGTCGCCGCGGACCTGCCGAACCTGCGGCTGGCGCTGGAGTTCAGCCTGGACGGGGTGCCGGGCGAGCCCGCGGAGGACCCGGCGGTCGGCCAGTACCTGGCGGGCACGCTGTGGTTCTGCTGGGTGGGCTGCGGGCGGCTCGCGGAGGGCAGGCACTGGCTGGGCCGGGCCCTGGAACTCCCCGCCGAGCCCTCGGAGGCCCGCGCCAAGGTGATGTGGGTGTACGGCTATGTGGCGCTGCTCCAGGGTGACTCGGCGGCGGCGCTCGCGGTGCTCCAGGAGTGCCGCGACGAGGCGCGGGCGGCGGGCAACGCGGTGGCGGAGGCCTACGCGCTGCACCGTCTCGGCTGCCTGGCGCTGGTCTCGGACGACATGCCGCGCGCCGAGCGGTTCATCGACGACGCGCTGCTGCGCTACCGCTCGATCGGCGAGCTGAACAGCAACGTGCTGATGGCGCAGGTGGAGTTGGCCATGTCGGTTGCCTTCCAGGGCGATCTGGACCAGGCGGTGCGGCTGGCCGAGGAGGTCAGGGACATCTGCCGGGACCACGGGGAGCGCTGGACGCTGGCGTACGCGCTGTACGTGCTGGGGTACGCGGCCTGGCTGGCCGGCGAGCCGGACCGGGCCAGGCGGCTGACCGAGGAGTCGCTGGCCATCGACCACGCCTTCGACGACCTGGTGGGCGCGGTGCTCGCGCTGGAACTGCTCGCGCTGATCACCGAGGCCGAGGGCGCCCCTTACGAGGCGGCGGTGTTGCAGGGCGCTGCGGGGCGGCTGTGGGAGTCGGTGGGCCTGCGGCTGTTCGGCTCGCGGTACTTCAACGCCCCGCACGCGGTGTGCGAGCAGCGGGTGCGGGCGGCGCTGGGCGAGGCGGGATACACCGCGGCGCTGGGCGAGGGCGGCCGGCTGGGCCTGGACGCGGCGGCCCGGCGGGCGCTGAACCGGCCCCGCGCCGCGGTGCGCGGCGAGCAGCGCGGCGCGGTACGGGCGCCGGCGGCGCGTACGCACAAGCCCGCCGCCTCTCCTGAGGCGGCGGGCTGA
- a CDS encoding DUF948 domain-containing protein: protein MSGGEVAGVAGLVVAVFWAILVSFLAVVLARLAGTLRRTTELVAGITEQAVPLLGEATDALRSAHTQLDRVDTITADMAEVTANASALSSTVASTFGGPLVKVAAFGYGVRRAIGLQAGGAGKVLPGPAPATRRGGRRRNRSKD, encoded by the coding sequence GTGTCCGGTGGAGAAGTGGCCGGCGTGGCCGGCCTCGTCGTCGCGGTGTTCTGGGCGATCCTCGTGTCGTTCCTCGCCGTCGTGCTCGCGCGCCTGGCAGGCACCCTGCGGCGCACCACGGAGCTGGTCGCCGGCATCACCGAGCAGGCCGTGCCGCTGCTCGGCGAGGCCACCGACGCGCTGCGCTCCGCGCACACCCAGCTCGACCGGGTCGACACGATCACCGCGGACATGGCAGAGGTGACCGCCAACGCCTCCGCGCTGTCCTCCACCGTCGCCAGCACCTTCGGCGGCCCGCTGGTGAAGGTCGCCGCCTTCGGCTACGGCGTGCGGCGCGCGATCGGGCTGCAGGCCGGCGGCGCCGGCAAGGTGCTGCCCGGGCCGGCGCCCGCCACCCGGCGCGGCGGCCGCCGCCGCAACCGCTCGAAGGACTGA
- a CDS encoding DUF6167 family protein, translating into MFRRMFWFLTGAATGVWATTKVNRALRRLSPESLAATAADRALETGARLRTFAHDVKAGMAQREGELHDALGLTGADDTRRAAPLELDTDLPAPRRGIAYNAYDRKDEH; encoded by the coding sequence ATGTTCCGCCGTATGTTCTGGTTCCTGACCGGTGCCGCCACCGGAGTCTGGGCGACCACCAAGGTCAACCGCGCGCTGCGCCGGCTCAGCCCGGAGAGCCTGGCCGCGACCGCGGCGGACCGGGCGCTGGAGACCGGCGCGCGGCTGCGGACCTTCGCCCACGACGTGAAGGCCGGCATGGCACAGCGCGAAGGGGAACTGCACGACGCCCTCGGGCTGACCGGCGCGGACGACACCCGCCGCGCCGCCCCGCTGGAACTGGACACCGACCTCCCGGCACCGCGCCGGGGCATTGCGTACAACGCGTACGACCGGAAGGACGAACACTGA